Within the Dunckerocampus dactyliophorus isolate RoL2022-P2 chromosome 10, RoL_Ddac_1.1, whole genome shotgun sequence genome, the region ACTTTGAAAAAACAATTGCACTAATGTATATAGTAACGTAATATACAGTAAAGcgagcataaaaatgatgctttattgtgtgtcTCTGTCTTCCCAGATTACTAGCCCGTAAAATGTTTATGCCAAGAGCCCTTAAAGTGAAGCGCCCAGCAGCAGACTCAAACCTAACTTTGAAGAAGAGGAAAGGTCAGGTGGACGAAGATCAGGAGAATGGTGAAGGAGCTTCTAAGACACATGCTGATCAGGAGTCCAGAGACACTATCGTTGAAGACGGCACAGTAAAAGCAAGTACAGACCCCATTGCTTTCGATGAAAACCCGTTACAGGAGGAAGAAGTGGAAGATTCTTCCTCAAGTGGtgatgaagaagaggaggaaccaGTCAAATCTTTCAAGAAGAATCAGAGATGGCCACAGCCAGGAGAACCTGTCTGTGTGATGTGTGGTCGCTATGGCGAGTATATCTGTGACAGCACTGACAATGATGTTTGCAGTCTGGAATGCAAAGCCCGTCACTTGGCCCAAATGGGCTTGGGAACCGGGGCGGAAGTCTTTAACCAAAAGGACACGAATGGAGACAAACGGACTCTTCAGGCCCAACCTGCTTCAGCTTCTGTAAATACATTTGAATTGAACTATTCCTACAAGGAGGATCCATTCATATCAAGTCTAACTGATGAGCAGGTGCAGAGGATTAAAAAGGAACTGGGCATTGAAACCCAAGGAAGGGATGTAAGGAGGCCCATTGTAGAGTTTGAACACTGTGGCTTTCCGCTTACTCTTAATAGCAACTTGAAGAAGGCCAGCTACGAGGCGCCCACACCAGTACAGATGCAGATGCTGCCTGTTGGTCTGAGTGGCAGGGATGTGATCGCCAGTGCTGACACAGGCTCAGGGAAAACAATAGCCTTCCTGCTGCCAGTTATACTAAGGGCACTGAAGGTACAATCATATTtgtcaaattatatttatacaatattttgaaatgaaatgacaCCTGAAAACACAAGCTAAACATTGCTTaggttaaattacattttcaatcaCTCATATTTTTAGCAAAACCACCCAGGCGTGATGCGTATGTGCCTGTTAAAaacctgtgtgcatgtatgctaATTAATTATTCCGCTGCATGTTCTCTTTGAGGAACAAACACAGAGTGCGCGCAGCCCTGTGGCTCTCATCCTGACCCCCACCAGGGAGCTGGCCATTCAGATAGAGAGACAGGCCAAGGAAGTGGTGATTGGCCTCCCTAACATGAGAACCGCCCTGCTGGTGGGCGGCATGCCCCTTCCGCCACAACTTCACCGCCTCAAGAGCAGCATCAAAGTAACTTTTTACAGTAATGCTTTTTTCTCAATGAAAAGGTGGCCTCGCAAAATGATGAGGTAATATGGCTATTTTGTAAATGCGTATTTATGTATGGATCACTTGTAGGTTGTCATAGCAACACCAGGGCGACTCCTTGAGATTTCCAAGCAGAAGGCTGTGCAGTTGGATAAAGTGAAGATTGTTGTGGTTGATGAGGTACGGCCATCATTAAGCTACTGTAAATAAATCAACACAATAATTGGCAGATTTCTGACCTttaatttatgtgtgtgttgacatATATTCTGCAGGTTGACACTATGCTAAAGATGGGCTTCCAGCAGCAAGTACTAGAAGTTTTAGACCATGTCCCAGAACACCACCAGACCCTACTGGCGTCGGCCACCATCCCAACAGGGACAGAGGAGCTGGCATCCCGGTTGGTGCGCGACCCAGTCCGTATTGCTGTAGGAGAGAAGAACCAGCCCTGTGCCAACGTCAGACAGATCCTGCTGTGGGTGGAGGAGCCCTCCAAAAAGAAGAAGCTGTTCGAGATTCTCCACGTAGGTTCGACACTCAAGTGTAGTAGAAATgaccctttttttgttttgtttttagcaaACATACAAGTCTAATCAATTGAAAATATGAAGCAATTGGGTGTAAATAAGTAAGTAGATGCATGGGGAAAAGAGGTATTTTCTTAACTCTCCGTAGAGGTGGGCTGGCCTTCACCTAGTCACTCATTAAGAAACCCAGTTTTGCAGCTCTGGCCTCTCCGTGCAGGAAATGGGTGGGCCCACCGTCATGGCTGCAATCCCGGAATCCCAGTAATGCTTGGGCCTTTTGCTGTACATAGTATAAGAACAGTCTACTACAGTTGTCATTTGAATACATTAGACCTTTTAGTTTGGGTTCCACATCTGTGCAAATGTGCCGTGAGGCGGTGTTGTTTTGTTAGATAAAATGTCGACAAAAGGAAGAATGCATACAATTTTTGGTGTAGATCCAGATTAAGGTATGACTCATGGTattacattttcacatttagCTGTTGGGTGACTAGCGTATACAGAATCAACATTGCGTGCGCTGAGCTGAGCGGTTTTCATAGGAGTCAGTTTTTGAcgaaaattattgccaaaaatatgtctcggttttcaaacactgtcttggttatcgtaTGGTCGAATAATACGGCcgacaaactagtccatttgcccgcggaatcgagtgcccaaacaaagcattcacgcgttggtgactcagtctggGTCTGGGTCTTGTAGGGTTGGGACAATATAGACCGATTCCAGCCAGGatatcctttaatcatctttattaggCGTGAGGGCGGTTCATTTGCCCAtagaatgatgaacaactccATATCTGTCTCCTTTGCGCCGTGCGCTGTCAAGGCTTTTAAGCGTGCTTCATATTTCTGAGTGTTGAGTGAACAGGCTTTCAGAAATAAATGGTATGCGGTATTTGTGGTTTTAACTCGAATTTAACTTGTAGGAATatattaaacacatttcttTGGCTTTACAGGACAACAAGTTATACCATCCCCCGGTGGTGGTGTTTGTCGACTGTAAACTCGGTGCTGATCTGCTGTGTGAAGCTGTCGCCAAGGTGACGGGCCTCAATACAGTGGCAATCCACTCTGACAAGAGCCAACTGGAACGCAATGGCATCCTCAAGGTGAGGCTAGTGTCGACCAGAATACTGAATTGGACACGGTTATCCTTGGTCATTTTTCTACATCTGCTCTCTTTACTTTCAAACTTTGCTGAGAAGTTTATTTGTCCAATTAATATGTTCTAGAAATAGTAATGAGCGGTGTTTGTCCACGTCTGTCTCTGacagagtgtgtggctccaagaagcactattgtgcactttatccactttttttacatattttacatatacactgtaagtCCAATGTAATACATTCTATACCGTATAGctgatacaataataataataataataataataataataataataataaaaagttaaacCGCACAAACCTTAGCAATACTTGTATGGTTATGGTCACATCTGAACAGGCTtttatgctaggttagcctattcactgaagaaaaacgaaATGATAAAATCTACAGCGGTCATTTCTGTAGATGACTGAGCGCCAGGCTATTTTAAGgcatgtagtgaagcctgcttttttacaacGCTGTCCTCCGTGAAGTGGTGAGTGTATACTGTTAATGGAGCGTGCTCGTCTAGCTAGGGCCGGGTCAGAGATGGTGTAGTGTTCCTGACAAAGGTTTTTCTTTTTCGTTTCGCAAGCAAATATGTTGATGGTAAACACATGAGGGGGATGATAGATTTAGAGCCCGACCGATGTGAGATTTTTGGGGTCAatgccgataccaatattgggggctgaaaaaaacCAATAACCGATGTGTCGGCTGATATTTGAAGtaagagcattgatatacacaggatatGTACCGTACATTAACAGAAATTCTTATAATTcccaaaatacgattcaacacaaagaagcagacgaaaataagtaaataattagtaacaatgtcaacatgaggacatgcctctttgtgatttactcttaggtgttgccacagtgttgtttgtttgagacctggctaacttgcacactgcacatgttgcatctaaCGTAACCCCTCCACAACTTACGCTTCCCCTCTGCCTGTcgaatgaaaatatatacatttagtgtATTTTGCTCATTAGCCTCGAATTTGATACTAtagttgaacatttcaaaataagaacACTTGGTGCATTGGACTGAAAGTGATACTGCATAggctaatgtgaggtgtttttcaactaaaacatgttgtgtttataaaaaaaaataaataacatcttACCAGtatcaattagtcatatttactagctattgaaaagttccatctgcagccaccgagtatttgcaaacagctgaataacagaaaaaaatgccaaagcaaacattaaaaagtgggaaaaaaagttgactacaaacaaaataagaaataatgaaaacatgcatcacattacgagacttaatacaagggactaaactacattttatgttccAATGTAGCTGCCTTCAAAACATGCAGTATATCATTATTACATTAATATATCATTATTACAACTAAACACAtgacttggaacattttcaaaatgatttgatCCACTGGGAATCCTGCATGGATGTATGAAGTGAAGTGTGCAAATCTGCATTCATctttatttcattcaaaacGCTGTATGATAGTCTTAGATAATGATGGCTGTgaattaacagttgcatctatctttGTTTATCTTGCAGAGATGCAACTTGCATGATGTTAAAACACTGTAATACGCTCTCTAAAacttgtgtggaaaaaaaaactagaatgttctcATTGACGGGCCCTGATAGCGTGGCACTGAAGTGTAGTGTTATGTTTTACAAATTCACAGCTTAccatagtgtaaaaaaaaaacctgctctTGGCACacattattataaataaagtCCGTTTTGCATTGACTCTTATTGTCTTGTGTCTTCAGGGTCTTCTGGATGGTGTCTTTGAGGTGGTGATCAGTACAGGTGTGCTTGGTAGAGGACTGGACTTGGCAAACGTTCGACTGGTGGTTAATTTTGATATGCCAAACACCATGGATGAGTACGTCCACCAGGTTAGTGGGGTTGGACAAAAAGATTTGGATTCAGTTTTTAATCATTGCAGCGCTAAGACTTGTTATACGCACTCGTTTCGTTCTAGGTGGGAAGAGCAGGTCGTCTCGGTCACAGGGGAACAGCCATCACCTttctcaacaacaacaacaaacgtcTGTTCCTGGGGGTGGTCAACAGGGTCAAACCAACAGGAACCATCCTGCCTCCTCAGCTCCTCAACTCACCTCACCTCTTCGAGCAGCAGAGGAGAGAAAAGCAACAGGCGAAGCTGGGGCCTGGCGACACGCTGGTGACCAAGAATAACCTCATCGACATTATCAAGCAACATGACAGGCGTAAGAAGTAGTTTGGACAGTGATGCTGATGATAATGGCTTCTTTCCGATGCGTAAAATGTCATTgaaatgtatgtactgtatacggtACTGTGTCTGAATCACAATTCAGAAGACTGGAAGAAGGTGTTTTGGACAGATGAGTCCTAGTTTGAGCTCTTTTCCTGAGATTTGGGTATTTTCTGTCAATTCTGCCATGAAGTCGCTACTTCTTTTACGGTTTAGTGCTGATTAACTTGGATTAGCAGCCATACTGgctttctataccgcttatcccagctgaccacGTGAGAGGtagtgtacaccctggactgtttgcCCGttaatcacaggacacatatagacaaacaaccattcgcacgcacattcatggacaattttgagCCTCCAGTTAGCTctaacatgcaagtttttgggatgtgggaagaagccggagtacccgaagaaaacagatggggagaacatgtacacttcacacagagatgccagaCGGAGAGTTCAGCCCTCAATCTCCTGACTCTGAGGCCGCCATGccaaccactgggccaccgtgAATCATCTGATTGAGTAATGTTGGTAAAACTGATAAAACTGTTCAGTTTCtttgaaaaacaaagacatttttaagTGATCCCAAACTTTTGAGCAGTAAGCTGTAGTTTTCCTGGTAAGTGTTTGGTTTCCTTCAAAATGTATGTAGAAGCATTTGGGTCTTACAATGCAGTTAATAAGTTTCAGatattgactttattcagaCTCCTACATATTCAAAAAATCATATTATTTGACTTGTATGTAGTTGTTTGTTAAAGTCTACCTTATATATTTGATCAGCTCTTGCATCATTTTGTCAAAAGTTTACCACGcccatacagtatgtctgtatAGGTTGGTAGTACGGTGCTGCCGCCTAGTGCCAGATTCTAGACATAAAGTAAAATGACGAAATGAAGCCAGCCAATCAGCTGCCGTTCTCTGTTGGGATTTGAAATTGAGGCGGGTTGAAGGCGGAAGCAATGAAAGCAACACACAGTAAACAAGAGTATCGCTGTTTTACCGAAGACGACTCTGGTTTTATTTAAATGGAGGTACTTTCTTCTTTGAATTACTGCTTGCGATT harbors:
- the ddx59 gene encoding probable ATP-dependent RNA helicase DDX59 isoform X1, which translates into the protein MFMPRALKVKRPAADSNLTLKKRKGQVDEDQENGEGASKTHADQESRDTIVEDGTVKASTDPIAFDENPLQEEEVEDSSSSGDEEEEEPVKSFKKNQRWPQPGEPVCVMCGRYGEYICDSTDNDVCSLECKARHLAQMGLGTGAEVFNQKDTNGDKRTLQAQPASASVNTFELNYSYKEDPFISSLTDEQVQRIKKELGIETQGRDVRRPIVEFEHCGFPLTLNSNLKKASYEAPTPVQMQMLPVGLSGRDVIASADTGSGKTIAFLLPVILRALKEQTQSARSPVALILTPTRELAIQIERQAKEVVIGLPNMRTALLVGGMPLPPQLHRLKSSIKVVIATPGRLLEISKQKAVQLDKVKIVVVDEVDTMLKMGFQQQVLEVLDHVPEHHQTLLASATIPTGTEELASRLVRDPVRIAVGEKNQPCANVRQILLWVEEPSKKKKLFEILHDNKLYHPPVVVFVDCKLGADLLCEAVAKVTGLNTVAIHSDKSQLERNGILKGLLDGVFEVVISTGVLGRGLDLANVRLVVNFDMPNTMDEYVHQVGRAGRLGHRGTAITFLNNNNKRLFLGVVNRVKPTGTILPPQLLNSPHLFEQQRREKQQAKLGPGDTLVTKNNLIDIIKQHDRRKK
- the ddx59 gene encoding probable ATP-dependent RNA helicase DDX59 isoform X2 encodes the protein MFMPRALKVKRPAADSNLTLKKRKGQVDEDQENGEGASKTHADQESRDTIVEDGTVKASTDPIAFDENPLQEEEVEDSSSSGDEEEEEPVKSFKKNQRWPQPGEPVCVMCGRYGEYICDSTDNDVCSLECKARHLAQMGLGTGAEVFNQKDTNGDKRTLQAQPASASVNTFELNYSYKEDPFISSLTDEQVQRIKKELGIETQGRDVRRPIVEFEHCGFPLTLNSNLKKASYEAPTPVQMQMLPVGLSGRDVIASADTGSGKTIAFLLPVILRALKSARSPVALILTPTRELAIQIERQAKEVVIGLPNMRTALLVGGMPLPPQLHRLKSSIKVVIATPGRLLEISKQKAVQLDKVKIVVVDEVDTMLKMGFQQQVLEVLDHVPEHHQTLLASATIPTGTEELASRLVRDPVRIAVGEKNQPCANVRQILLWVEEPSKKKKLFEILHDNKLYHPPVVVFVDCKLGADLLCEAVAKVTGLNTVAIHSDKSQLERNGILKGLLDGVFEVVISTGVLGRGLDLANVRLVVNFDMPNTMDEYVHQVGRAGRLGHRGTAITFLNNNNKRLFLGVVNRVKPTGTILPPQLLNSPHLFEQQRREKQQAKLGPGDTLVTKNNLIDIIKQHDRRKK